The Mytilus edulis chromosome 4, xbMytEdul2.2, whole genome shotgun sequence nucleotide sequence aattcgactacagttcatcataaaaaaacgtgaatatgtaaaagccaggtaatatgttaattataaagtgtgtataaatttccgtaaacgaagttacccgtatacttcaccaagaattacatttgagcttaccaaaatttctctaattgataacctatcgaactgaaatttcacaaaaataccggtaaataattttgttcattgtgatgctggttaaataaatattcttactcctattgcttcatgtaaaaaaaatgaatagaattgaattcgactacagttcatcataaaaaaacgtgaatatgtaaaagccaggtaatatgttaattataaagtgtgtataaatttccgtaaacgaagttacccgtatacttcaccaagaattacatttgagcgcaaagttCTGTATATGTGTGATTTGGTTGGTTTATGTAACATTAATTTAGACTGGGATCCTGGCTAATCTTGAccttacgacgcgcagctagattgggccggatcccagGCTAATGTAACATCGTAGAACTCAGGataacggaattttttgcgttgctattagatcattgaggccatctatttttattgcgggttccacatatttaaatcggaattatagaaaaaatggaatgttgtgagcagaatcaaaacagaaatgatgaaaactgcaacatttccagcaaaatataaataggatggaggatctgtgtattcacattatttgtaaaactctccttattcatgtgaagcgtgtgctttacatcgaggcttattctttacatcgaggcttattatgctaatcatcgacgccacagtacttcaaccaatcagacaatgtttatttggggcattcgatcgattttaactcagattttggaatatttcaatcgaaattatagaaaaatggaatgttgttagtacatataaaatagaaaatgatgaatacttttagctaaagataatttggatgggagTTCTGTGTATTctcattatttgcacaactctccttactgatgccatattttggaatttccgtgacctaaatggttcgcgaaaattaatatttttatatatagtatagtaaaaatGAGTTGAGCGGACGGTAATTCATATCAAGACCACTATCGACTATTTTTGTTGCCATACATTGTGATTGTGTCCATTTCAAGTAGCATTTTCATTGTTGCACTTAAATCAAAACGTGGTTTGCTTTTTTCTGCTTTAGTGAAACGTCCCTTCGAGCGGGTCGCCATTTTAGAAATTAGCAACCACTGCGACGGAAtcgaaaacggcgacgtcataatacGGCCACGACACTATAGCGGCACCGAGAGCGATGTgtataaacaatagtgtgatttccctttaacgTTTTCTGTGCCATGGGCCGATTTTAGGCCGATTTGTATATACTACTTTGACTGCCACGGGCCGATTTTCGGCCGATGTTTTTTTCCTTGACGTCGAACAATAGGTTTCAGTGACGTCGCTTCTTTTGTGTACTGTGGGAGGGGCTACAGCACGTTGCTTAGATGCATGCAAAGTgctttcaatttttcatttaagCCGCGTTGGCCATACttttatgcaatttttaatttgttttaatttgtgtgGATTTTCTgctgattttcttttttgtattgtataaaaaaaataatatcaaagaaATATTACAGTTTCACTAAATTATGATAGCAGTCGAAAAGTTTAATTACTGAAACCAATTTTAATGCACTGCATGTGCACCTTTTATGGAATAATGATTCTTCAGAAGTACGCTGAATCGAAATCAAACAATACAACAGGCATAAAACATTCAATGAGCGAATTCCAATTCAAATAGAATGACcgattaaaatcaattaaaaaaaaccaaataccaTCAAGAAATAAGTCAAATAGGGTAATTTCAAAAGTGCTTGTCATGCTCCTGGTACAGAGACATCTTTATGTGAGGGGTGAGGATTCGATGCATTATAAATGACtatttcatgtaattgtagtgGGTTGTCTGAACAcctgttataaaataaaaacatttgattaGAAACAAAAAATATACTTTAATCATGATTCAACACATAAATGATTGTCTTTACAATCCCGGTGAACACCTTTTCCGCAAACTCGACATACAGTCCTACTCCTCCTTCGACCCCCGTAACCATTTCTGTCTGAACATACATCGCAATCTTTTTCTCTGTGACCGGGCAACTTTCTGATCCCgtgtttgttcttattttgtctATTGTCGTCTTGGTTTTCGTTTCTTAGCACCATGTGATCTTTAGCGAGATCCTCTATCAGCCTTTGTGTGAAGGATAGTCTTGACAATTTCGGATTATCGGAagtgttttctttataaataatgtATGCATTTATTACCATACGGTGCATAAGATTAAAAACAACCTTTTTCCAAACCTTTAACGTTTTTCGTCCATCATTGTAACTCTCTGTCATCATGTCAGCCAAATCTACGCCCCCCATAAATTTATTATACGAGCAAATCATAGCCGGTTTATCATTTTCTTGTGCTGCTTTAGAAAAAGAGGATATGATTCTAACTGGTTTTCGACCATTCAGTTCTTTATATGCACATAACAGAATTCTTCCTTGTCTAACATAAATGCTCTCCTTTTCCTGCAAAACAGGATTCTTGATTGTGTTTGGCATTTGCCGATTAGCGCGTAATGTTCCAGTGAACATTGTTCCTTTTGCTAAAAGCTCTTTAGCCAGATTAATTGAGGAGAAAAAACTGTCAGTAAATAAATGATAAGCTTTGTTAAACAATCCTGCGGCATCTAACAGTTTGTTGACTACGTAAGCACCCTGTAACATTCCTTGTGGTGTTGGGTCATATTGTTTGCCTTTGTAAACACTGATTTGACAAATATAGCCACTGACGGCCTCGGCTAATACCCAaagtttgactccaaatttcgcCGCTTTTGAAGGAATGTATTGTATTATTGATGACCGGCCTTTAGATGCGATTAAGCTTTCGTCAATACTTAGGTTCTGTTTTGGAATGTAATGTTGTTTCGACTGTCGATTAAAAAGATCAACGAAGCACTGAAATTTTGATGTGGGTGAATAATTATCGTCGTTCCGATTCGGTATTGTAGTATTATCTACTATatgaaaaaattttaaaatgctctgaaatCGATTTCTAGAAAACATGTTACGAAACCAAACAGTATCCTGGCTTTGAAATTTGGTGTTCCAATATTCTGTAATGGATGGTTTACGTATAAGGCCCATGTTAAGTATTACTGATATAAATCCTTTCATCTCATCTAAAGTTACAGCACCAACTTTAAACCAGGAATGGAGACGCGAAAATCTTCTTATCCTCTGCTGACTAGTGATGAAGTCTTGTGcatacctgtaaaaaaaatgacagtattataattgatatgaaatatacaaatggtaaaaataatcttagaattaaaacatgtttaaaacattCTCAACGCGTGACCTAATAAATTATTAATTCACGAATGCTCGTAGCCCATTAGGTAATTTTTAGTGCTTTTTTGTTTAACGCCCAGCGTCAAACAAATGTGTAGAACGAGAACATACTCATACTaacgttaaaaaaaattctctgcTTTGTACTAGTTCAGAAGTTTACATTGCGCAGGTAGACATGTCACCTTACTCGATCTGACCTTTTATTCTGACTCCCAGCCGACCAGTCATTGTTCTTATAATTTATTCCTTTTGCTTAGTGTATAGAATCAGCAAAATCATATACTAATTTTATATCTATagtttatattatattatgtgtTGAAACGACCGGGCAAAGGTAAGAAAAAACAAAGGCAAATGTCTTCATAATCGCAACGTGTGCATTAATATATCGTACTGAGTAAACTTATGACTATTTTCATATGTGAAATGTAACATATAACGCAACAGTTAGTTGTAAATTTTACCTGTTTGTCTCTCTGACAATGTGTCGTAGAAAATCAAGTGTCAGAAACAGCAAGAAGTAGTCAATAGGTTTAGCGTCGGCAGCAGGGACATTCTGAGGGCCACTGTTCTCTACAAATCTTTGGTCGTGTAAATAGTCAATCTCAGGAGGTCTAACTCGAAACCAAGGattggcattcattggaacatCATTCATCTCATCTTCAGATTCTGAGCTACCGCTTATAACTTCAAAATCTCCATCACTCTCCCCGTCTGAAAACTGCTCTGAATCACTGGAGTCGGCCATATTTGATTCACGAGGAATATGACGTCAACCGATATATTTTTACATGACGTCAAACATTAAATCGGgtgatatctttttgcgccaaaaatgaACTTATTTGCGCCAATGCAACTTCTGCGCCAGTCCATTGAACAAATATAGGTACCATTTGcgcaaataaaaatattaatctaaTTGCCAATGTTttgaatgtatttgt carries:
- the LOC139519922 gene encoding piggyBac transposable element-derived protein 4-like, producing the protein MADSSDSEQFSDGESDGDFEVISGSSESEDEMNDVPMNANPWFRVRPPEIDYLHDQRFVENSGPQNVPAADAKPIDYFLLFLTLDFLRHIVRETNRYAQDFITSQQRIRRFSRLHSWFKVGAVTLDEMKGFISVILNMGLIRKPSITEYWNTKFQSQDTVWFRNMFSRNRFQSILKFFHIVDNTTIPNRNDDNYSPTSKFQCFVDLFNRQSKQHYIPKQNLSIDESLIASKGRSSIIQYIPSKAAKFGVKLWVLAEAVSGYICQISVYKGKQYDPTPQGMLQGAYVVNKLLDAAGLFNKAYHLFTDSFFSSINLAKELLAKGTMFTGTLRANRQMPNTIKNPVLQEKESIYVRQGRILLCAYKELNGRKPVRIISSFSKAAQENDKPAMICSYNKFMGGVDLADMMTESYNDGRKTLKVWKKVVFNLMHRMVINAYIIYKENTSDNPKLSRLSFTQRLIEDLAKDHMVLRNENQDDNRQNKNKHGIRKLPGHREKDCDVCSDRNGYGGRRRSRTVCRVCGKGVHRDCKDNHLCVES